Proteins found in one Prochlorothrix hollandica PCC 9006 = CALU 1027 genomic segment:
- a CDS encoding mannose-1-phosphate guanylyltransferase, translating to MSVKPQETGSNPDTPQGQPRITPIILAGGKGERFWPVSRRESPKQFLSLDGSGVSLLQATAQRLLGIAGGWDNLWVVTAAHLEAGVQRQLPLLPAGNLLVEPEGRDTAAAVTWATLEVAARSGEETIVGFFPADHWIDRPEQFEQTLGAAAQLAAERGAIATLGIQPTYAATGYGYIEQGEALGTFGGLPAYGVKRFTEKPDAATAAEFLASGRFSWNGGIFVFQAGTALGELRRHVPDLVSALERQGVAAYGTLPKISIDYALMEKTDRACVLPVRFGWDDLGDWNAVERLLKTEDNPNVDLGDHVALESQGCIVYNCNPDEVIMTIGLEDVVVVRDGNATLIVPKHRSQDIKQGLKLLQADPRYHHLL from the coding sequence ATGAGTGTGAAGCCCCAAGAGACTGGATCCAACCCTGACACCCCCCAGGGACAGCCCCGGATTACGCCCATTATTTTGGCAGGGGGCAAGGGGGAACGGTTTTGGCCCGTGAGTCGGCGGGAGAGTCCTAAGCAATTTTTAAGTTTGGATGGCAGCGGGGTCAGCTTGCTCCAGGCGACGGCCCAACGGTTGCTGGGGATTGCGGGGGGTTGGGACAACTTGTGGGTGGTGACGGCGGCCCATTTGGAAGCGGGGGTGCAGCGCCAACTGCCCCTGTTGCCTGCTGGGAATTTGTTGGTGGAACCGGAGGGACGGGATACGGCGGCGGCGGTGACCTGGGCCACCTTGGAGGTGGCGGCACGATCGGGCGAGGAAACGATCGTGGGCTTTTTTCCGGCGGATCATTGGATCGATCGCCCTGAGCAATTTGAGCAAACCTTGGGGGCGGCGGCTCAGTTAGCGGCGGAGCGGGGGGCGATCGCGACCCTCGGCATTCAGCCCACCTATGCCGCCACAGGCTACGGCTACATCGAGCAAGGGGAAGCCCTGGGCACCTTTGGGGGATTGCCCGCCTATGGGGTCAAACGGTTTACGGAAAAACCCGACGCGGCCACCGCTGCTGAGTTTTTGGCCAGTGGGCGCTTTAGCTGGAACGGGGGAATTTTTGTCTTTCAGGCGGGGACAGCCCTGGGGGAATTGCGCCGCCATGTGCCCGATCTGGTCAGTGCCCTGGAGCGCCAAGGGGTAGCGGCCTATGGCACCCTGCCCAAAATCAGCATTGACTATGCCTTGATGGAAAAGACCGATCGGGCCTGTGTTTTGCCCGTGCGCTTTGGTTGGGATGACCTGGGGGATTGGAATGCAGTGGAGCGGTTGCTCAAAACCGAGGACAACCCCAATGTCGATTTAGGGGATCATGTGGCCCTAGAGAGCCAGGGCTGTATTGTTTACAACTGCAACCCGGATGAAGTGATTATGACCATTGGCTTGGAGGATGTGGTGGTGGTGCGGGATGGCAATGCGACGTTGATTGTGCCGAAGCACCGTTCCCAGGACATTAAGCAGGGTCTCAAGCTGCTCCAGGCCGATCCCCGCTACCATCATTTGCTGTAG